TGCAATCACAGCAAATCTTGCATTGGGACATTCTCTTGAAGAATCTATCGCCATTGCAAAGAAGTTCATTACTTATGGACTGAGAGAAGCCCCGGGCATTGGAAATGGTCCAGGGCCTATACATCATAAAAAAGGAGGAGAGTATGCCGCGATCGCTTAATGGTCTGTATGTGATCACAGATGAATATCTTACACCAGATGCAACTGTACATAGTTATGTTGAAGATGCCCTAAAGGCAGGTGCATCCATCATACAATACAGAAATAAAACAAAATCAGATGAAGAGGTAGAAGAGGTATGTCGAATACTTCAATCACTCTGCCGTAGCCATAGTGTACCTTTTATTATAGATGATCGTCCTCACTTGGCCGCTAAAATTCAAGCTGATGGCCTGCATATCGGTAAAGATGATATGCCCATTGAAGAAGCTAGGAAAATTTTCCCAAAAGGTATCATAGGGGTATCATGTTACGGAAGTATCCGTAAAGCCAGAGAAGCACAGGAGGAGGGTGCAGACTATGTAGCATTCGGCTCATTTTTTGCTTCACCAACGAAACCTCACTCGGGTGTTATTTCTCTAAATGTACTGCATAAGGCAAAAGAAGCATTGGATATACCTATCTGTGCCATTGGAGGTATTTCCCAAACAAACATAGGGCAAATCGCAGCCACACAAACAGACATGATCTCTGTAGTAAGTGCAGCGTTTAAAGGTAATACAAAAGAAAATGTGTCAAATTTAATAAAAGGAATGAAACTATGAAACTTAAGCTTGCTTTTGAATGGTTCTTAAACCCAGATCATTTGCCGTTTTTGGTAGGTTTGCACAAAGGTTACTTTGAAAACTATGGTTTGGAGCTTGAACTCATTGTACCTGATGAGCATTATGACGGGTTGGATGAGTTAATTGCAGGGAATATCCAATTTGCCACCAACGAGCCTTTACATCTTATAGAACAATTCAATGAAAACTTTCTTTCTTTAGGGACCTACTTTGAAACCAAAGGGGGTGTACTACTCAAAAAAGAAACGTATGAAAAAGTCAAAAACGGTGCAATCATCACCATCACCACACCCGTATCAAATGATGTGACCAATACCATAGGGTATGAGATCATACGTCGTTACTTTGAAAAAGAGGGGATTGCTGTGTCCAAAGGGCAGGTACATTTTGAGCCTAACGGCTTTGAGCATATCAAGTATATGAAAGAAGGTGCCGATGGCGGATGGCTCTACTTCTATAATTTTGAAGGCATAGAGGCACAACATGAAGGCATGGATCTACTTTATCTTGATGCAAAAACTTCAGGCTTTGCAAACTTCAGTGCACTGGATCTGTTTGTCAATAAAGAGTTTTATCATGATAATGAAGAAGTATGTAAAGATTTTGATGCTGCAGTGAAAGAGTCCATCAGGTTTATGAACGAAAATCCGGAAGAGGCGATGGCTATCTATTACGATCACACAAAAGAAGCTAAATCTGCACTGATGGATGATATACTAAGAGCGACATTGGAATGTTTTGATGAAAATTACAGTTCAAACTATGCACAGTCTTTACCAATTTTAGAATTTTTTAGAGAGATAAGCATCACATCATTAGATGCTAAAAGATTTAAAACTGCATTTTTACAGTAAAGGGTGACTTATGAAAATAGCCGTATCAGGATGCTTACTAGGGGAAGAAATACGTTTTAACGGCGGACACAGCCATGATCGCTTTGTGACACAAAGTTTAGGAAAATATGCCCAGTTTGTTTCATTTTGTCCCGAAAATCTGGCATTCGGTACGCCCAGACCAACCATAAGACTTGTAGAAGATGAGAATGACAGCTGTTATGTACAAAGCAGTGATGGAGAGGTAGATGTTACTGAGAAACTCTTAGAGACAAATAACATTGAACTTCAAAAGATACAAAATGAACCTATACGGGGTATCATATTCAAGGCCAAATCCCCTAGTTGCGGATTCGGAAGTGCTATGATCTATAGAACAAACGGCTACTCCAAAGAGAAAGGTGACGGTCTCTTTGTAAAGATGTGCAAAGAGCATTTTCCTTTACTGCCCATGGAAGAAGAAGCAAGACTGAATGACCCTTGGTTGCGTGAGAACTTCATCATGCAGCTTTTTGCCTATGATGATTTCGAAAATTTCAAGGCTTCAAATCCTACGATGAAAGCGTTGGTATCTTTTCATCAGAGTTATAAGTTCATGCTCCAGGCAAAAAACGAAATGATGTATCGAGAACTAGGACAAATTGTAGGTAATCATGAGGGATTACCATTTGATGAAATACTAAGACAGTATGAAATACTCTTCAAAACAGCAATTGCTCAAAAGAGCTCTATAGGCAAGAATAGAAATGTCCTGGAACATATGGCAGGTTTTGTGAAGGATAAAATAAATGAAGTAGAGAAAGAGATGCTTCATGAACAGATACAGGACTATGCAAATAAAATAGTACCGCTTATCGCACCCTTAAGTAGACTTCATATGTTTGCAAAAGCCTATAATGTTGAGTATCTTTTGAATCAAAAATTTTTAGATCCATACCCTAAAGAGCTGGCACTACGTTCAGATATAAAGAGTGGAAAATGAAAAAAACCACACTATGTTTATGCGTGTTTGGATCAACTCTCTTTGCCCAAGAGCAAAAGCTTTCAATACTTGAGCAAATTACACAACCCAAGGTAAGTTTTCAAAGTGATTTTTTATCTGATGCGAAATTTGAGGGCTATGAGGGCAGTGTAAAAACCTACAAGCAGATGCTTCAGGTCAATAATGAGATTGTGGGGCTTAGCTACAGTCGCTGGGATTTTGACTGGGAAAAGGAAAACGATCTTCCCTTTTACCGGGGCAAAACACCCATAGATTACATGCACCGTATCAAACTTTATGCGAACTGGCCTTTACATATCAATGATACATGGTTCATGCTTAACTCCGTCAATATGAATGCAACCTATGAAAAAGAGATGAGCCATTCTTTGGGTGCAGGTATCACAAGTTTTTTTTCATATAAAGTTGATGATAAACATACGATTCAGCTTGGTGCTTTTGCAAATTATCACTCGGTGAAAACACTTGTGTTACCAGTGCTGGGGTATTCTTATCGTGCGAGAGCAACAGATGGTTTAAAAATGGTCATCGGATTTCCAAGAGCCTATATTGGCTATCAGATCACTCCGGAAGTTTTACTGAATGCAGGTATGATCTACTCTCAAGCAGTGATACGTCTTGCAGACGACAGTGGTATTGAGCCAGAGGGCTACAGCGAAGCAAAAGATTTTCAGGCAAACTTAGGATTTCGGTATGAAATCAATCAACACTTTGAACTAAGTACCGATCTACTCTATGCATTTAAGCGTGATTTTACGATTTACAACCGCAATGCTGATGAAGTAGATAGTTATAGCATTGAACCCTCTTTGGGTGGTATCATCAAATTAAAATATCTTTTTTAAAGCAGGTATGGTGAGAGTAGGTAATAGATGAAAAGGATTCTCTGGTTCAGGCGTGATCTTAGAGTGGAAGACAACCCTATACTCTCTTTGAGTGGGGAAGTACTGCCTATGTTTATCTTTGATAGTCAGATACTTAACTCACTTGTTCCAGATGATAAACGTGTCAGCTTTATTTTTGACGGGGTGGTCAAACTTAAACACTCACTACGATCCAAAGGGTTGGACCTTAAAATATACTGGGGTGATCCTGTTGAGATTTTTGCAGTATTAGAGTCACAAGGTTTTGATGAGGTGGTTGCCAGCGGAGATTATGATGCCTATGCCAAAGAAAGGGATATAAGAGTTTCTCATATTCTTCATTTTAGATACCTACATGATACCTATATCTTTAACCCTGCAGAGATACTCAAAGATGATGGTACCCCTTATCTGGTCTTTACCCCTTTTTACAACAAGGCCAAAGCACTTTTTTCTAAAGAACATCTGCATGAGTATACCTTTGGAGAACATACCCTTTATTTGACATCATATGAGGGGATCACCAAAATGAATGATAATAAAGAGGAGATCCTGCCTTTAGATATGGGATCGATCGGGTTTACAGAAAATCTTCCCAAGATCGATGAGGTAGAAACGAAACTAAAAGCCCTGAAAAAGAATCTTCCCATCTATACTCAGCAGAGGGATTTCCTTGACAAAGAGGCCACGTCTCATCTCAGTATCGATCTTCGTTTTGGTACGATCTCTATACGATCTCTTTTACGCTTTTTGGTGGAACAGAAAAAAGAAGGTGTGGATACGGAACCTTTCTTCAGACAGCTTATTTTTCGTGACTTTTATGCGTATCTGCTCTTTCACTTTCCCACCCTTGCCACACATAATTATAAATATAGATTTAACGGCATAGAGGACGAAGAGAAATACAGGGCATTTTGTGAAGCCAGAACAGGGGTACCCATAGTGGATGCAGGTATAAGAGAACTGCTACAGACCGGTTTGATGCATAACCGTGTACGGATGATCTGTGCTTCATTTTTTACGAAGGATCTGCTCTTGCCATGGCAGTGGGGTGAAAAGTTTTTTGCAAAGTATTTGTTGGATTATGATGCGGCATCCAACATACTCTCTTGGCAAT
The sequence above is drawn from the Sulfurovum sp. TSL1 genome and encodes:
- the thiE gene encoding thiamine phosphate synthase; amino-acid sequence: MPRSLNGLYVITDEYLTPDATVHSYVEDALKAGASIIQYRNKTKSDEEVEEVCRILQSLCRSHSVPFIIDDRPHLAAKIQADGLHIGKDDMPIEEARKIFPKGIIGVSCYGSIRKAREAQEEGADYVAFGSFFASPTKPHSGVISLNVLHKAKEALDIPICAIGGISQTNIGQIAATQTDMISVVSAAFKGNTKENVSNLIKGMKL
- a CDS encoding ABC transporter substrate-binding protein, with the protein product MKLKLAFEWFLNPDHLPFLVGLHKGYFENYGLELELIVPDEHYDGLDELIAGNIQFATNEPLHLIEQFNENFLSLGTYFETKGGVLLKKETYEKVKNGAIITITTPVSNDVTNTIGYEIIRRYFEKEGIAVSKGQVHFEPNGFEHIKYMKEGADGGWLYFYNFEGIEAQHEGMDLLYLDAKTSGFANFSALDLFVNKEFYHDNEEVCKDFDAAVKESIRFMNENPEEAMAIYYDHTKEAKSALMDDILRATLECFDENYSSNYAQSLPILEFFREISITSLDAKRFKTAFLQ
- a CDS encoding DUF523 and DUF1722 domain-containing protein, with product MKIAVSGCLLGEEIRFNGGHSHDRFVTQSLGKYAQFVSFCPENLAFGTPRPTIRLVEDENDSCYVQSSDGEVDVTEKLLETNNIELQKIQNEPIRGIIFKAKSPSCGFGSAMIYRTNGYSKEKGDGLFVKMCKEHFPLLPMEEEARLNDPWLRENFIMQLFAYDDFENFKASNPTMKALVSFHQSYKFMLQAKNEMMYRELGQIVGNHEGLPFDEILRQYEILFKTAIAQKSSIGKNRNVLEHMAGFVKDKINEVEKEMLHEQIQDYANKIVPLIAPLSRLHMFAKAYNVEYLLNQKFLDPYPKELALRSDIKSGK
- a CDS encoding deoxyribodipyrimidine photo-lyase; the protein is MKRILWFRRDLRVEDNPILSLSGEVLPMFIFDSQILNSLVPDDKRVSFIFDGVVKLKHSLRSKGLDLKIYWGDPVEIFAVLESQGFDEVVASGDYDAYAKERDIRVSHILHFRYLHDTYIFNPAEILKDDGTPYLVFTPFYNKAKALFSKEHLHEYTFGEHTLYLTSYEGITKMNDNKEEILPLDMGSIGFTENLPKIDEVETKLKALKKNLPIYTQQRDFLDKEATSHLSIDLRFGTISIRSLLRFLVEQKKEGVDTEPFFRQLIFRDFYAYLLFHFPTLATHNYKYRFNGIEDEEKYRAFCEARTGVPIVDAGIRELLQTGLMHNRVRMICASFFTKDLLLPWQWGEKFFAKYLLDYDAASNILSWQWSAGTGIDPQPYFRIFNPYLQSKKFDKEAGYIKKWIPELRSIDAKKLHDENYLLNYTIEAYPKPIVVHKEASQNALAYFKQRL